A part of Bacillus thuringiensis genomic DNA contains:
- a CDS encoding sensor histidine kinase, with product MAPLNWNQLWKKDISLLIILMVVVPIAGELNFHPFNDTFRVSFGTPLFFFLLLFLRRIPAAAAGVLVGICVVLFRVCLDWIMQGSFHMTESFYLRYPVFFYYFIYGSLFSLCRVNKFHQNPIVIGCLGITIEMIASMSELAIYHMVVLGTTITISEVNKLIIIAIFRSFFALGFLNMMNLYETKLKESQVRKENEKMLMHLSNLYVESVHLKKTLQNAELITQEAYQLYRNLQANDDSSSKTALKIAGEVHEIKKDNQRIFAGLSKLLLDKNVAEYVEGHELTEMIVRINEKYAEMLEKDIRFSKHIEGEHAAYPVYTVLSIFNNLVANAVEAIENRGLINIKLYKRDQHVIFEVIDDGPGIAQKYKELVFKPGFTSKYDQTGTPSTGIGLSYIHEMVTELGGEVRLEDNETGKGCKFIVCLPEYSLKREGE from the coding sequence GTGGCACCTTTGAATTGGAATCAGTTATGGAAGAAAGATATATCCCTTTTAATTATATTAATGGTTGTTGTTCCGATTGCTGGAGAGCTTAATTTTCATCCTTTTAACGATACGTTTCGCGTTAGCTTTGGGACACCGCTTTTCTTCTTTTTATTATTATTTTTAAGAAGAATACCAGCAGCTGCTGCAGGTGTTCTTGTCGGAATATGTGTCGTTTTATTCCGCGTATGTCTGGACTGGATTATGCAAGGTTCATTTCATATGACAGAATCATTTTATTTGCGCTATCCTGTGTTCTTTTATTATTTTATTTATGGAAGTCTTTTTTCGCTTTGTAGGGTGAATAAGTTTCATCAGAATCCAATTGTTATTGGTTGCCTTGGGATTACAATTGAAATGATCGCAAGTATGTCAGAACTAGCGATATATCATATGGTAGTGCTCGGTACAACAATAACAATTTCTGAAGTGAATAAGTTAATTATTATTGCTATTTTTCGTAGTTTCTTTGCACTCGGTTTTTTAAATATGATGAATTTATATGAAACGAAATTAAAAGAATCACAAGTTCGAAAAGAAAATGAAAAAATGTTAATGCACTTGTCCAATTTATATGTAGAATCTGTTCATTTGAAAAAAACGTTACAAAATGCAGAATTGATTACACAAGAAGCATATCAACTATATCGAAACTTACAAGCGAACGATGATTCCAGTAGTAAAACAGCATTGAAAATAGCAGGAGAAGTGCACGAAATAAAAAAGGATAATCAAAGAATTTTTGCAGGATTATCTAAACTGTTATTAGATAAAAATGTGGCTGAGTATGTAGAAGGACATGAGCTTACAGAAATGATTGTAAGAATAAATGAAAAGTATGCTGAAATGCTAGAGAAAGATATACGTTTTTCTAAACATATAGAAGGTGAACACGCTGCATATCCCGTGTATACAGTCTTATCAATTTTTAATAACTTAGTTGCCAATGCAGTGGAAGCAATTGAAAATAGAGGTCTCATAAATATTAAGTTATATAAACGGGATCAACATGTAATCTTTGAAGTAATTGACGATGGCCCTGGTATTGCACAAAAGTATAAGGAATTAGTATTTAAGCCTGGGTTTACTTCAAAGTATGATCAAACGGGAACACCGTCCACAGGTATTGGACTTTCTTACATACACGAAATGGTAACAGAGCTCGGCGGAGAAGTAAGATTAGAAGACAATGAAACTGGAAAAGGGTGTAAGTTTATCGTTTGTTTACCGGAGTATAGTTTAAAGCGGGAAGGGGAATAG
- a CDS encoding response regulator, which yields MFYYIVDDDEVFRSMLSHIIEDGDLGEVIGESEDGAFIEAEQLNYKKVDILFIDLLMPMRDGIETVRHIAPSFNGKIIMISQVESKQLIGEAYTLGVEYYITKPLNKIEVESVVRKVMERIRLERSIHDIQKSLNNVFQWEQPQMRNEPVQEAKKIADSGRFLLSELGIAGENGSKDLLSMLEYLYGQEKAQTFEFGFPALKDIFHQITLKKLNHIASDADIDKERKASEQRVRRAIYQSLNHLASLGLTDFSNPKFESYAPKFFDFTVVRKRMTEMTKDEVATSGHIRINTKKFIQVLYFEAKRLMEIE from the coding sequence TTGTTTTATTATATTGTAGATGATGATGAAGTTTTCCGTTCAATGCTTTCGCACATTATTGAGGATGGCGATCTTGGGGAAGTAATTGGAGAATCGGAAGATGGAGCGTTTATTGAAGCAGAACAGTTAAATTATAAAAAAGTAGATATTTTATTTATTGATTTACTCATGCCAATGAGAGACGGCATTGAAACAGTTCGCCATATAGCGCCTTCATTCAATGGGAAAATTATTATGATTTCCCAAGTTGAATCGAAACAGCTCATTGGTGAGGCGTATACACTTGGTGTGGAGTATTATATTACGAAACCACTAAACAAAATTGAAGTTGAATCTGTCGTACGAAAAGTAATGGAACGGATTCGCTTGGAGCGTTCCATACATGATATTCAAAAATCATTGAATAACGTGTTTCAGTGGGAGCAACCGCAAATGCGCAATGAACCGGTGCAAGAAGCAAAAAAGATAGCAGATTCCGGACGCTTCTTACTATCAGAGCTAGGTATTGCGGGAGAGAACGGAAGTAAAGATTTACTTAGTATGCTGGAATATTTATATGGACAAGAAAAGGCGCAAACATTTGAATTTGGATTTCCGGCATTAAAAGATATTTTTCACCAAATAACATTAAAAAAATTAAATCATATAGCTTCGGATGCAGATATAGATAAGGAAAGAAAAGCATCTGAACAACGTGTAAGAAGAGCGATTTATCAATCATTGAATCATTTAGCCTCCCTCGGACTAACAGACTTTTCAAATCCGAAATTTGAAAGCTATGCTCCAAAATTTTTTGATTTCACTGTAGTTAGAAAACGGATGACAGAAATGACGAAGGATGAAGTAGCAACTTCTGGCCACATACGAATTAATACGAAAAAATTTATTCAAGTGT